A section of the Pseudomonas lini genome encodes:
- the phaC gene encoding class I poly(R)-hydroxyalkanoic acid synthase: protein MDNAHTLNTLWSGQVPFIASFAVQQLRFWVSTNPWFTGQDYDAWFELPRETLDSLQSDYQQQWCELGQRLLTGQPFSFEDRRFASGNWSQPLFGSLAAFYLLNAGFLLKLLDQLPIDGKKPRQRLLYLAEQAIAAGAPSNFLASNPDALQRVVDTQGSSLLTGLMHLASDLQEGKMRQCDAGAFKVGVDLANTPGEVVFENELFQLIQYYPQSETQYRRPVFIVPPSINKYYILDLRPDNSMVRHLLQQGHPVFLMSWRNFDQEHAGTTWDDLIETGIIKGLQLTREISGEQRPNCVGFCIGGTLLSSALAVLAARGDKEIASVSLLTTFLDYLDTGPIDIFVDEQLVAYRERTIGGLNGPIGLFKGEDMGNTFSLLRPNDLWWNYNVDKYLKGQKSIPLDLLFWNNDSTNLPGPMYCWYLRHTYLQNDLKSGELDCCGVKLDLRAIDAPAYILATHDDHIVPWKSAYASTGLLSGTKRFVLGASGHIAGVINPPAKEKRHYWTNNRVTKNPETWFKNAQQHPGSWWNDWFVWLAEHAGERQPSVLDMGNAQHPALEPAPGSYVMQ, encoded by the coding sequence ATGGACAACGCGCATACCTTAAACACACTCTGGTCGGGCCAGGTTCCGTTCATTGCGTCCTTTGCAGTGCAACAATTAAGGTTCTGGGTCAGCACCAATCCCTGGTTTACCGGGCAGGACTACGACGCCTGGTTCGAGCTGCCACGCGAAACCCTGGACAGCCTCCAATCGGACTACCAGCAACAATGGTGTGAGCTCGGCCAGCGTCTATTGACCGGTCAGCCCTTCAGCTTCGAAGATCGACGTTTCGCCAGCGGCAACTGGAGCCAACCGCTGTTCGGTTCCCTCGCGGCGTTTTATCTGCTCAACGCCGGCTTTCTGCTGAAGCTGCTCGATCAGCTGCCGATCGACGGCAAGAAACCCCGTCAACGCTTGCTCTATCTGGCGGAGCAAGCCATCGCCGCCGGCGCGCCGAGCAATTTTCTGGCCAGTAACCCCGATGCGCTGCAACGAGTCGTGGACACCCAAGGAAGCAGCCTGCTCACAGGCCTGATGCACCTGGCCAGCGACCTGCAGGAAGGCAAGATGCGCCAGTGCGACGCCGGCGCGTTCAAAGTGGGTGTCGACCTGGCAAACACCCCCGGCGAAGTGGTCTTCGAGAACGAACTCTTCCAGCTCATCCAGTACTATCCGCAAAGCGAAACCCAGTACCGGCGCCCGGTGTTTATCGTTCCGCCATCGATCAACAAGTACTACATCCTCGACCTGCGCCCCGACAATTCGATGGTTCGCCACCTGTTGCAGCAAGGCCACCCGGTGTTTCTGATGTCGTGGCGCAACTTCGACCAGGAACACGCCGGCACTACCTGGGATGACCTGATTGAAACCGGGATTATCAAAGGCCTGCAGCTGACCCGTGAAATCAGCGGCGAGCAACGGCCCAACTGCGTGGGTTTCTGCATTGGTGGCACGTTATTGAGCTCGGCGCTGGCCGTGCTGGCGGCCCGTGGCGACAAAGAGATCGCCAGCGTGAGCCTGCTGACCACCTTCCTCGACTACCTCGATACCGGCCCCATCGACATCTTCGTCGACGAGCAATTGGTGGCTTATCGCGAGCGCACCATCGGCGGCCTCAACGGCCCCATCGGCCTGTTCAAGGGCGAGGACATGGGCAATACATTCTCGTTGCTGCGCCCCAATGACTTGTGGTGGAACTACAACGTCGACAAATACCTCAAGGGACAAAAATCGATACCCCTTGACCTGCTGTTCTGGAACAACGACAGCACCAACCTGCCTGGGCCGATGTACTGCTGGTACCTGCGCCATACCTACCTGCAGAACGATCTGAAATCCGGCGAGCTGGATTGCTGCGGGGTCAAGCTGGACCTGCGCGCCATCGATGCCCCTGCGTACATCCTCGCCACCCATGACGACCACATCGTGCCATGGAAAAGCGCCTACGCCAGCACCGGGCTACTGTCTGGAACCAAGCGTTTCGTGCTCGGCGCCTCAGGGCATATCGCGGGGGTGATCAACCCACCGGCCAAGGAAAAACGCCATTACTGGACCAACAATCGCGTCACCAAGAATCCAGAAACCTGGTTCAAGAATGCCCAGCAGCATCCGGGTAGTTGGTGGAATGACTGGTTTGTCTGGCTGGCCGAACATGCGGGGGAACGCCAGCCTTCAGTGCTGGACATGGGCAACGCGCAACATCCGGCACTTGAGCCGGCGCCGGGGAGTTATGTGATGCAATAA
- a CDS encoding amino acid permease has translation MKSDTHEITEQPALQRTLSNRHIQLMAMGGAIGTGLFMGSGKIIALSGTSIILIYMIIGLFVYFVMRAMGELLLSNLNFKSFADFAGAYLGPRAAFFLGWSYWLSWSVAVVGDAVVVGGFFQYWFPDVPAWIPAIGMMLTLFALNVLTVKLFGEVEFWFAIIKIIAVVALISVSVLLIASSFVSPTGVTASLTHLLDKQAAFPNGLFGFFAGFQMAIFSFAGTELIGTAAAETKSPEKTLPKAINSIPLRIILFYVLSLVCIIAVTSWQQVSPNKSPFVELFLIAGFPAAAGIVNFVVLTSAASSANSGVFSSSRMLFGLADLGSAPAIFRRLSKNSVPLISLVFTTFLMLLGVLLLFIIPEVMTAFTIVSTVSAILVIFTWSTILASYIAYRKARPDLHAQSRYKMPGGVPMAWFSLAFLAFVLCLLALRPDTRLALCVMPAWFIWLAIAYQLSHFRRRNQASHAAGSLLKE, from the coding sequence ATGAAATCAGATACGCATGAAATAACTGAACAACCCGCATTACAGCGCACGCTCAGCAATCGCCACATTCAACTAATGGCCATGGGCGGCGCCATTGGTACGGGGCTGTTCATGGGCTCCGGCAAGATCATCGCCCTGTCCGGTACCTCGATCATACTTATCTATATGATCATCGGTCTTTTCGTTTACTTCGTCATGCGTGCCATGGGAGAACTGCTTTTATCAAACCTGAACTTCAAAAGCTTTGCTGACTTTGCCGGGGCCTACCTCGGCCCTCGTGCGGCCTTCTTTCTCGGGTGGTCATACTGGTTGAGCTGGAGCGTGGCCGTTGTGGGAGATGCAGTGGTCGTTGGGGGTTTCTTTCAATACTGGTTCCCTGATGTACCGGCCTGGATCCCCGCCATCGGCATGATGCTCACGCTATTCGCCTTGAATGTGCTTACCGTCAAACTGTTCGGTGAGGTTGAATTCTGGTTCGCGATCATCAAGATAATCGCAGTCGTTGCGCTGATTTCCGTCAGTGTGCTGCTGATTGCCAGCTCCTTCGTCTCACCCACGGGAGTCACGGCGTCCCTGACGCACTTGCTGGACAAACAAGCCGCCTTTCCTAACGGCCTGTTCGGCTTCTTCGCGGGCTTTCAGATGGCGATCTTTTCGTTCGCGGGCACAGAATTGATCGGCACCGCGGCCGCCGAAACCAAGTCGCCGGAAAAGACCTTGCCCAAAGCCATCAATTCCATACCGCTCAGGATCATCCTTTTTTATGTTCTGTCGCTGGTCTGCATCATCGCGGTGACCTCATGGCAGCAGGTATCGCCCAACAAAAGTCCTTTTGTCGAACTGTTCCTGATCGCGGGTTTTCCAGCGGCGGCCGGCATTGTGAACTTTGTGGTGCTGACCTCTGCGGCGTCATCCGCCAACAGCGGCGTCTTCTCGTCCAGCCGCATGTTGTTCGGCCTGGCCGACCTTGGCAGTGCACCCGCTATCTTCAGACGGTTGTCGAAAAACAGTGTTCCGCTCATCAGCCTGGTCTTCACGACCTTTCTGATGCTGCTGGGCGTCCTGCTGCTGTTCATCATCCCTGAAGTCATGACCGCCTTTACCATCGTGTCGACGGTGTCGGCCATCCTGGTGATCTTTACCTGGTCGACCATCCTGGCCTCCTACATCGCGTATCGCAAAGCAAGACCCGATCTTCATGCGCAATCGCGGTACAAAATGCCTGGAGGCGTGCCGATGGCGTGGTTCTCCCTCGCATTTCTCGCATTTGTGCTGTGCCTGCTTGCCCTTCGGCCAGACACCCGCCTTGCACTGTGCGTGATGCCTGCATGGTTCATTTGGTTGGCAATCGCCTACCAACTCTCTCATTTCAGGCGCAGGAACCAGGCCAGTCATGCGGCAGGGTCACTTCTCAAAGAATGA
- a CDS encoding histone deacetylase family protein: protein MLTVFSDSHRLHHGTELKDGVLKPSFEQPSRADTVRDRVQHVGLGDIIVPRTFDRACYVNAHSERYVSFLETAWSEWTATGREHDALPLVWPVRDLSNEHVPAFIDGKLGFFAMDAGSPITATTWAAVKTSADIALTGLSLINEGHNSAFALCRPPGHHAAREYMGGYCYLNNAAIAAQHALTQGAKRVAVLDVDFHHGNGTQNIFYDRNDVMFASLHGEPSVSYPYYSGFSTECGAGAGDGYNLNYPLPKNTTWDSYQNALIHACKKLRNFSPELLVISLGVDTFKDDPISHFLLESQDFFGMGEIIATVGAPTLFVMEGGYMVDEIGINAVNVLHGYESKQF from the coding sequence ATGCTTACAGTTTTCAGCGATTCCCATCGCTTGCACCATGGGACCGAATTGAAGGACGGCGTTCTCAAACCTTCTTTCGAACAGCCAAGCCGAGCGGATACCGTTCGCGACCGAGTCCAGCACGTTGGGCTCGGCGATATCATCGTCCCGCGAACGTTTGACCGGGCGTGCTACGTCAATGCACACAGTGAGCGCTATGTTTCCTTTCTGGAAACCGCGTGGTCCGAATGGACGGCAACCGGTCGGGAGCATGATGCCCTGCCCCTGGTCTGGCCGGTGCGCGACTTGTCCAATGAACACGTCCCCGCGTTCATTGATGGCAAGCTCGGTTTCTTTGCCATGGATGCCGGCTCGCCGATCACCGCGACCACCTGGGCAGCCGTCAAAACCAGCGCGGACATTGCACTCACTGGACTGTCGTTGATCAACGAAGGCCACAACAGCGCCTTTGCCCTGTGTCGTCCACCCGGACACCACGCTGCTCGTGAATACATGGGAGGCTATTGCTACCTGAATAACGCGGCCATTGCCGCGCAACATGCACTGACTCAAGGTGCTAAACGTGTCGCGGTGCTCGACGTCGACTTCCATCATGGCAACGGGACGCAGAACATTTTCTACGATCGCAACGATGTGATGTTTGCTTCCCTGCATGGAGAACCGTCGGTTTCCTATCCTTATTACTCGGGTTTCAGTACCGAGTGTGGAGCAGGCGCCGGTGACGGTTATAACCTGAACTATCCGTTGCCGAAAAACACCACCTGGGATAGTTATCAAAACGCCTTGATCCACGCCTGCAAAAAACTTCGTAACTTCTCGCCTGAACTCTTGGTGATTTCCCTGGGCGTCGATACGTTCAAGGACGATCCGATCAGCCACTTTCTTCTGGAAAGCCAGGACTTCTTTGGCATGGGCGAAATCATCGCCACTGTCGGCGCGCCGACGCTTTTCGTCATGGAAGGCGGCTATATGGTCGATGAGATCGGCATCAATGCGGTCAATGTACTTCATGGGTATGAGAGCAAACAATTCTAA
- a CDS encoding ornithine cyclodeaminase, with protein sequence MTLFIDVDHAAMLFGKIGIGQSITQMASYIKADYCRWADFDKSPRTANHSLCGVIELMPTDDGKQYSFKYVNGHPGNAGNNLLTVMAFGVLANVDSGYPTVLSELTLTTAVRTAATSALVAQSLARKGSTRMAIIGNGAQSEFQAIAFYEMLGINEVRIFDIDSAASLKLKQNLESYTGINVTVAASVHEAVKGVDIITTVTADKAYATILTPDMIEPGMHINAVGGDCPGKTELHADILRNARIIVEFEPQTRIEGDIQQLDADHPVIEYFRIVRDNEPGRENDTQVTVFDSVGFALEDFSSLRYLHDQARKYAIGEKIHLVPTPANIKNLYQLIEEKSDFSSVSPPQKQQLAAS encoded by the coding sequence ATGACTCTATTCATAGACGTTGATCACGCCGCCATGCTTTTTGGAAAGATTGGAATCGGTCAGTCCATCACGCAAATGGCCAGCTACATCAAGGCTGATTATTGTCGCTGGGCTGACTTTGATAAATCCCCGCGCACCGCCAATCACTCCCTTTGCGGGGTGATCGAACTGATGCCGACTGACGATGGCAAACAGTATTCATTCAAATACGTAAACGGCCATCCAGGAAATGCTGGCAACAACTTGCTGACCGTCATGGCCTTTGGGGTATTGGCGAACGTCGATAGCGGATACCCCACTGTTCTCAGCGAACTCACCCTGACCACCGCGGTTCGTACAGCGGCAACGTCCGCGCTGGTAGCCCAGTCCTTGGCACGCAAGGGTTCGACACGTATGGCCATTATCGGAAATGGCGCCCAGAGCGAATTCCAGGCCATTGCCTTTTATGAAATGCTCGGGATCAACGAGGTGCGGATATTTGATATCGACAGCGCTGCGTCATTGAAACTGAAACAAAACCTGGAAAGCTATACCGGCATCAATGTCACCGTAGCCGCCTCGGTGCATGAAGCCGTCAAAGGCGTTGATATCATCACCACCGTCACGGCGGACAAAGCCTACGCGACAATCTTGACGCCCGACATGATCGAGCCTGGCATGCATATCAACGCGGTTGGCGGTGACTGTCCCGGGAAAACCGAACTTCATGCCGATATCCTGCGCAACGCCCGGATCATTGTCGAGTTTGAACCACAGACGCGCATTGAAGGCGACATTCAGCAACTGGACGCGGACCATCCTGTCATCGAATATTTTCGTATCGTTCGGGATAACGAACCAGGCCGGGAAAATGACACGCAAGTCACGGTGTTCGACTCGGTGGGATTTGCTCTAGAAGACTTTTCTTCACTTCGTTACTTGCATGACCAGGCTAGAAAATACGCGATCGGTGAGAAAATCCATCTTGTACCCACGCCTGCCAATATCAAGAACCTGTATCAATTGATTGAGGAGAAGTCTGATTTTTCATCAGTATCGCCCCCGCAAAAACAGCAGTTGGCAGCAAGCTAA
- a CDS encoding Lrp/AsnC family transcriptional regulator: MQKKNTHRALLDDTDLSILALLQEDASISNAELSERLSLSLTPCWRRRKRLEEEGVIKDYQANLDRRKLGLDIMAFVHIRFTTHTDHTPEAFEAVIMQLPEVLSCHKITGDADYLLQVLAQDLDSYSDFVESVLRRQLGIASIQSSLALREVKTTSRIAIPGRTKQ; this comes from the coding sequence ATGCAGAAAAAAAATACCCATCGCGCATTGCTTGACGATACCGACCTTTCCATCCTTGCCTTGTTGCAGGAAGACGCCAGTATTTCCAACGCCGAGTTGAGTGAGCGCCTCTCGCTAAGCCTTACTCCATGCTGGAGGCGGCGCAAGAGACTGGAAGAGGAGGGAGTGATCAAGGATTACCAGGCAAATCTGGACCGGCGCAAGCTGGGGCTGGACATCATGGCGTTTGTGCATATCCGTTTTACCACGCACACCGACCATACCCCCGAGGCCTTTGAAGCGGTCATCATGCAGCTCCCGGAGGTATTGTCCTGCCACAAGATAACCGGGGATGCCGATTACCTTTTGCAAGTGTTGGCTCAGGATCTTGATAGCTACAGTGACTTTGTCGAGAGCGTATTGAGGCGACAACTCGGTATCGCCTCTATCCAGTCAAGTCTTGCGTTGCGTGAAGTCAAAACGACCAGTCGTATCGCCATTCCGGGGCGGACAAAGCAGTAA